A genomic stretch from Panthera uncia isolate 11264 chromosome E3, Puncia_PCG_1.0, whole genome shotgun sequence includes:
- the BUD31 gene encoding protein BUD31 homolog: MPKVKRSRKAPPDGWELIEPTLDELDQKMREAETEPHEGKRKVESLWPIFRIHHQKTRYIFDLFYKRKAISRELYEYCIKEGYADKNLIAKWKKQGYENLCCLRCIQTRDTNFGTNCICRVPKSKLEVGRIIECTHCGCRGCSG; the protein is encoded by the exons ATGCCTAAAGTCAAAAGAAGCCGGAAAGCTCCCCCAGATGGTTGGGAGTTGATCGAGCCGACACTGGATGAATTAGATCAAAAGATGAgagaag CTGAAACAGAACCTcatgagggaaagaggaaagtggAATCTCTGTGGCCCATCTTCAGGATCCACCACCAGAAAACCCGCTATATTTTTGACCTCTTTTATAAGCGGAAAGCCATAAGCAGAG AACTATATGAATATTGTATTAAAGAAGGCTACGCAGACAAAAACCTGATCGCAAAATGGAAAAAGCAGGGGTATGAGAATTTATGCTGCCTGCGGTGCATTCAGACACGGGACACCAATTTTGGGACGAATTGCATTTGCCGGGTCCCCAAAAGCAAGCTGGAAGTG GGCCGGATCATCGAGTGCACGCACTGCGGCTGTCGGGGCTGCTCTGGCTGA
- the PTCD1 gene encoding pentatricopeptide repeat-containing protein 1, mitochondrial, which produces MDLVRFARLFSGPRPVGLYALQHLDPLRAKWAGGREGPKWLRASGLTQACSSSPSQLPLGQGNQKNRSSVSSDLSQPGPMATQEEEEESFGTLSNKYSSRRMFQKSTAQLYNLRLREQSADEDEERDLEPKPWRGRKNTPYWYFFQCKHLIKEGKLAEALELFERQMLKEERLQPLECNYTVLIGGCGRAGYLKKAFRLYNDMKKRDLEPSDATYTALFNVCAESPWKDSALQSALKLRQQLQARNFQLNLKTYHALLKMAAMCADLRMCLDVFKEIVQKGHAVTERTFSLLLMGCIQDKKTGFRYALQVWRQMLSLGLQPSQHGYNLLLGAARDCGLGDPEVASALLLRPREETVLLQPLAGGFRARRRAQARGGDGMSVRLDVEALERQLFLEPSQVLEGPLEPQEARGPSKAQPEVETKTEPDHMVALTSLAPEPSPRGPETNLLTLGAVSPAVVSFGTVTTPADRLALMGGLEGFLGKMAEHGLRPNIKTLTLLAEVVEPGSPAESSLLTVLDMHQVEADVTFFNTLMRKKSKLGDLEGAKALLPLLAKRGILPNLQTFCNLAIGCHRPGDGLRLLADMKKSQMTPNTHIYSTLINAALKRLDYTYLIDILKDMRQNRVPVNEVVIRQLEFAAQYPPSFDRYKEKNTYLEKIDGFRAYYKQWLKVMPAEETPHPWQKFRTKPKGNEDAITEADVDRGLGGR; this is translated from the exons ATGGACCTTGTGAGATTCGCCCGGCTCTTCTCCGGCCCTCGCCCAGTGGGACTGTATGCCCTTCAGCACCTTGACCCTCTCAGAGCCAAatgggcaggaggcagggaggggcctaAATGGCTGAGGGCTTCGGGGCTGACACAAGCCTGCAGCAGCTCTCCCTCTCAACTGCCCCTTGGCCAGGGGAACCAGAAGAACAGGAGCAGCGTCAGCTCTGACCTGAGCCAGCCCGGCCCCATGGCCactcaggaggaagaggaagagagcttTGGGACCCTCTCCAACAAATATTCCTCAAGGAGAATGTTCCAAAAATCGACAGCCCAGTTGTATAACCTACGGCTCAGGGAACAGAGTGCTGACGAAGATGAGGAGAGGGACCTGGAGCCAAAGCCATGGCGGGGCCGGAAAAACACCCCTTACTGGTACTTCTTCCAGTGCAAACACCTGATCAAAGAAGGAAAG ctgGCAGAGGCCCTGGAGCTGTTTGAGAGGCAGATGCTGAAGGAGGAGCGACTCCAGCCCCTCGAATGCAACTACACGGTGCTGATCGGGGGCTGCGGGCGAGCCGGATACCTGAAGAAGGCCTTCAGGCTCTACAATGAT ATGAAAAAGCGGGACCTGGAGCCCTCAGATGCCACATATACGGCCCTGTTCAACGTCTGCGCTGAGTCCCCCTGGAAGGACTCTGCTCTGCAGAGTGCCCTGAAGCTCCGGCAGCAGCTCCAGGCCAGAAACTTCCAGCTCAACTTGAAAACATACCATGCACTGCTGAAGATGGCCGCCATGTGCGCAGACCTCAGGATGTGCCTCGATGTGTTCAAG GAAATTGTCCAGAAAGGGCATGCAGTCACCGAGAGGACCTTCAGCTTGCTGCTCATGGGCTGCATCCAGGACAAGAAGACGGGTTTTCGATATGCCCTGCAG GTGTGGAGGCAGATGCTGAGTCTGGGGCTGCAGCCAAGCCAGCATGGCTACAACCTGCTCCTGGGGGCAGCTCGAGACTGCGGCCTGGGGGACCCGGAGGTGGCCTCGGCACTGctcctgaggcccagggaggagacAGTCTTGCTCCAGCCCCTTGCAGGTGGGTTTCGGGCAAGGAGGAGAGCCCAGGCCCGGGGGGGCGACGGCATGTCAGTCAGGCTGGACGTGGAGGCCCTGGAGAGGCAGCTGTTTCTGGAACCTTCTCAGGTGCTTGAGGGCCCTCTGGAGCCTCAGGAAGCCAGAGGCCCCAGCAAGGCCCAGCCCGAGGTGGAAACCAAGACAGAGCCTGACCACATGGTGGCCCTCACTTCTTTGGCCCCAGAGCCTTCTCCCCGGGGGCCGGAGACCAACCTCCTGACCTTGGGAGCAGTCTCCCCAGCTGTGGTCTCCTTTGGGACTGTGACCACCCCGGCTGACCGGCTAGCCTTGATGGGGGGCCTGGAGGGCTTCCTGGGCAAGATGGCAGAGCACGGGCTCCGACCCAACATCAAAACCCTCACACTGCTTGCTGAGGTGGTGGAGCCCGGGAGTCCCGCGGAGTCCTCACTGCTGACCGTCCTGGACATGCACCAGGTGGAGGCTGATGTGACGTTCTTCAACACGCTGATGAGGAAGAAGAGCAAGCTTGGAGATCTGGAGGGGGCGAAG GCTCTGCTGCCACTCCTGGCAAAGAGGGGGATCCTTCCCAACCTGCAGACGTTCTGCAACCTGGCCATTGGGTGCCACAGGCCGGGGGACGGCCTGCGACTACTCGCAGACATGAAG AAATCCCAGATGACCCCCAACACCCACATCTACAGCACCCTCATCAACGCCGCCCTCAAGAGGCTGGACTACACCTATCTCATTGACATCCTGAAGGACATGAGGCAGAACAGAGTCCCAGTGAATGAGGTGGTCATCCGCCAACTGGAGTTTGCAGCCCAGTACCCACCCAGCTTTGATCGG tacaaagagaaaaacacctACTTGGAGAAGATTGATGGCTTCCGAGCTTATTACAAGCAGTGGCTGAAAGTGATGCCAGCAGAGGAAACCCCCCACCCGTGGCAGAAGTTCCGGACCAAGCCCAAGGGGAACGAAGACGCCATCACTGAGGCTGACGTGGACAGAGGCCTTGGAGGCAGGTGA